ATCTATGATCCGCATCATAAACAGATCCAGTTTTCCGCCCACATATCCGGAAATAAGACCAACAGGCACTCCGATCAGCAGCGTCAACAGCAGCACAATACCGCTGTACAGCAGAGAATATCTGCTTCCCCATATCAGCCGGGAAAGGATACAGCGTCCCAGCTGATCCGTTCCCAGCAGGTAGCTGCGGCTGGGCCCTTCCAGTTTATGGGCAACATCCACCAGTAAGGGATTATTAGGTGCGAGGACAGGTGCAAAGACAGCGACAACGATAAATAGCAGAACAATGATCAGCCCAACCTTGGTTTTGCCCTGCCGAAATATCTGTTTCCATCTGGTATTGGATAACCCTTGATTTTCCAGCTCTTTTGCTCGTTTTTTCATAACAACCTCCTATTCCAGCTGAATTCTGGCATCAATCGCTGAATACAGGATATCGATCAGAAGATTGAGCACCACCACAAAACAGGTGATGACCAGAATAAAACACTGAAGCACCGGCAGATCTTTTGTATAGACAGCTTCAAGCGCCAGCTTTCCAATTCCCTGGATAGAATAGATCGATTCTATCACTGCTGATCCGCACAGAAGACTGACACACATGCTGCTCATCTGTGTAATTACAGGCAGGATTGCGTTCTTCAGTCCATGCTTCATTACAATTTTAAAACCTGATAACCCTTTGGCGCGGCAAGCACGGATATAATCTTTTTTTAATACATCACTCAAATTTGTTCTCATCAGACGAATTACCACACCAAAGTAGCCGATGTCCAGCGTGACCGCTGCCAAAATAGGAACATCCGTCCCGCCGATGATTGGAATCAGCTTTAATTTCACTCCAAAAAGGTAAAGCAGCATCAGCCCCAGCCAGAAAGACGGCATGGAGACACTGAAAAAGGAAAACACCTGCAATAGTTTGTCGATCCAGGAATGTTCCCACACTGCCGATATAATTCCAAGCGGAATTGCTGCCAGCAACAGGAGCAGAAACGCTGTCACTGCCAGTTTCAGTGTAGCCGGAAACCGTTTTGCCAGTTCTTCCACCGCAGACTTCTGGGTCTGATAGGAAGTCCCAAAATCCCCGTGCAGCACATTTCCCAGCCACCTAACATATTGTCTGCAGATTGGCTGGTCCAGACCATTTTCATGGCGTACCTGTTCAATCTCAGTCTGGGTGGGGTGACCATAGATCTGTTCTGCCAGGACCCTTGCCGCATCACCTGATGACAGTGTACTCAATCCAAACACCAATATGGACATCACCAGTACAATCGGCAACAGTATCAACAATCTTTTCACCACATATTTCAGCACATTATTCACCACCCTTACCGCTGCGGCTGATCTGAGCTGAAATCAGCTCCCTGAATAACCCCTGCACTTGGGCCAGCTCCTTATAGGTACCCGTCTGAACCACGTGACCGCTTTTTAGAACTACAATTTTATCTGCCGACCGGATCGTGGAAAGACGATGGGCTACAATAATAGTGGTCTTTCTGGAGCTTGATATTCTGATGGACTCCTGAATCTCTTTCTCATTTTCTGTATCCAAATTGGACACTGCCTCATCCAGGATCAGTATGGGCGAACTTTTTAACAAAGCCCTTGCTATGGCAATCCTTTGCCGCTGGCCGCCTGACAGCTTCAATCCGCTCTCACCGGCTATCGTATCGTATCCTTTGGGCAGCTCCATGATGAACTCATGGGCAAGTGCCATCCTGGCAGCCTGCTCTACCTCATCATCCGTAGCCTCCGGTTTCCCGAGCCGGATGTTTTCACGAATTGTATCCCGAAACAGATACACATCCTGAAGCACAACGGATGTCAGCTCCCTTAAATTCTTAAGAGTCATATCCCGCAGATCACAGCCTCCGATTTTTATGGAACCTTCTTCTACATCCCAGTAACGAAGAAGCAGATTCATACACGTACTTTTTCCCGCTCCGGAAGCTCCCACAAGGGCAACCGTCTCACCCGGGTTGACGGTAAAACTGACATGTTCCACCGCATTTTCAAGATCTTCCTGATAGCGAAACGACACGCGATCGTATGTCACAATTGGTGACAGCCCGTCAGTATCTACTTCTTTGCCGCAGTCCTTCACTTGGGGTTCAGCTTCCAATACACGGTAGACACGATCCGCTGCTGCGAAGATCAGCCCAAAGTTTCTCGCCGTATTACACACTTCCACAACGGGTCCCAGAACCATACCGGAAAGTATTACCACCACCGGATACCAGGCAAAACCAATCTTTCCATTCAGCACCAGTCCTGCCGCTACAGCCGTTATGCACAGCATGGAGACTCCCAGGACTCCCTGAAGCAGGGCACCCTCTGTTCCCAGACGTTTGCCGTAGACAAGCTGACTTGCATAAAATCGGCTCATATAGGCTTCATTTTTCTTCTGATAAGCTTTCAGGTAATTCAAAGAAAGAATCTCCTTCATACCCTGAACACCTTCCATGGTAACCGCATTGGCATCTCCCAGCTGTTCTCTTACCTGTCTCCCCTGGGTATCCGCCTTCTTTTTCATCCAGACCGGAATCCAAACAAGGATGATCAAAAAGAAGATCAGCAGCAGCGGCAGTACTGGATAAAGAAAGCCCAGGCAGACCATCAGCACCAGCGGCGCAATCACCGCCACCAGAATGCTTCCGAATGAATGGGCAAAAAACCACTCCAGCAATTCCACATCACTCATCAACGTGGAGGCGAGCTGTCCAGAACGCATATTCAGTAAAATCGCAGGCGAGACCCGTTCAATAGCATTAAACAATCTGATCCTGAAATCTGCCAGAACCTTAAAAGCCACATCATGGGCCAGCCACATCTCTATAAAATAGAAGAAAACCCTTGCCGCGACGATAGCAGCGAGCAGGGCCGCCATCGCCGGCATACGTTCCAGCAGCTTTCCTTCAATCGCAAGCCCTGTCAGGTACGCACAGACTGCCGACACTGCAACGATAGATAGCTGGTGTCCCACACCGCTTGCGACAGCTCCCGCAATTCTGGCTCTGTATGGTTTCAACCTTTTGGAAAGTCGTAATACATTTTGAATTCTTGTTTTTTCCATTTGTTGTTCCTTTTTACTTTTCTGCATATTTCTGTGCCTTTATGAGTCCCTGATAGGTACTGTTATGTTCCAGTAACTCCTGGTGAGTTCCCCATCCTGCCAGTTTTCCATGATCCAGCACATAGATCCTGTCTGCATGCTCAATGGTAGAAAGCCTGTGAGCAATTACAATGGTCGTCTTATGTTTCATACACCGATTCAGGGCTTCCTGTATCAATGACTCATGAATCATATCAACACTGGACGTAGCCTCATCCAAAATCAGGATTGGTGCGTCTTTGAGAATTGCCCGGGCTATGGAAACCCGCTGACGTTCTCCGCCGGAAAGCGTAGCGCCTCTCTCTCCCACAATCGTGTCATATCCGTCAGGAAGTTCCATGATGAATTCGTGGGCATTCGCCGTTTTTGCCGCTTTTATCATCGCCTCATCGGAGGCTTCTGGATTTGCCATCTTGATATTTTCTCTGATCGTTCCATAAAACAGATAGGATTCCTGGAACACCACCGCAATTTTGCTGCGCAGAAACTCGATGGAAAAATCCCGAAGATCCATTCCGTCCAGAATAATACTGCCGGAGGAAACATCATAAAAACGAAGCAGAAGGTTCACAATTGTAGACTTTCCGGAACCCGATTTTCCCACAATGGCTGTAATCTTTCCTGAGTCAAACTGCAAATCAATATTCTCCAGTACATCTGCGGAACTCTTATCGTAATGAAAGAATACCTGATTCATGGAAATCTCCGGGAGCTTCCCGGTGAGCTGATTCGGACCTTTTCCATCCTTCAATGCGACCGGTTCATCCAGCACCGCAAACAGCTCTTCTGCAACGGAGAGTCCCAGATAACTGCTGTGCCAGTATGTATTCATATCATTCAGGGGCTTCATACATTCACCTGCCAGGAACAGAATGATCAGGAGACTTCCATAGGATAGCTTTCCCTGAGCCATGTGATACGCTGCAATGGCGATGCTGGCTGCCGTTCCGATGGCCGTACACGTAACGATCACTGCTGAGTCAGACAGGGAAATTCCCAGATTTTTCATGGATTCTCCTGCAAATCCCCAGGCACGCTCCGCCAGCTTCTTTCCTTCCCGTTTGCTGACTCCCATGGATTTCAGCGTATTCATACCCTGCATGCTGTCGATATACTGAGCATTCAGATCTGCATAATCCTGCCAGTATTCAATCATAACTTTAGATACTGCCGGCATGAATAAATGGGGAACTACGATGGCTAAAATCGCCATAATCAAAACAAGAAGCCCTACTGCCCAGTCCAGTGTCCACAGATAAACCGTAGAAAACAGCGTTGTCACAAATACCACAACCGTCTGCGGCAGGTACTGGACCAGAAACGCCTCAAAAGACTCGACCCCGTCTGTGATCAGTGACTGCAGGTTTCCCGTCCGTTTGTCGTTTCTATAGGACGGTCCCAGCTGCATCAGTTTTACCAGCATCGTATTCCTGATGACCGCCTTTACCTTGGCCGCCATCTTTTTCGCGTATCCTTCCTGATATCGTACCAGAAATGACCGGAACAATAATGCCAGCAGGCATATTGCCAGATATCCCAGCACAGCCGACAGCTGCTTTTTATCAAATACAGCTGTGACGCCCTTTGCAAGGCAAAATGCCTGTATAAAACTGCACGCAACCATGGATAGTCCCAATATGACCTTGACTGCAACATCTCCCGGTATCTTTTTTAGAAATTCAATCAGTCTTATGTATTTTCCCATAATCGTCCGTTATTTTTCTGCGCCCACCATAAAGGCCGGTGTCAGTTTATTGAGTTCCTTTCCTTTTTCATCCCAGACTTTATCGATGATATTCGGCTCCGCAAATACTCTTGCAAATCCCAGTGACATCAGATATTCCAGATCCCACAACGGGCGAACCTTATCACTCATGAAGAGCTGACGGCTCAGTTCATCTCCTTTCTGTGGATTTGCATGAGCATGTACGTTCCGTCCGTATTTTTCATTAATTCTGGCTTCATTGTCCCGGTATCGTTTTCCAAGTTCCTCGTCGTACAGATAAAGATACCAGCACGCATCAAATACCAGCAGCCTGCCTCCCGGCTTCAGCACCCGTTTCCACTCCCTGTACGCTTTCTGAGGATCCCCCAGGGTCCATGTTATATTTCTGCTGATCACCATATCAAAGGTATTATCCGGAAACTGCAGGTCCTGACAGTCCATCGTCTGCAGTACTGCGTGCTGTCCCCGGGCTTTTACGTTTTCCTCTGCACAGGAAATCATATTTTCGGTAATATCGATTCCCGTCACCTCATGTCCCTCTTCCCCCAGAATGACCGGAAAAAATCCCGGACCGCATCCCGCATCCAGAATTTTCAGAGAGCCGCTGCGTGGTACATAATCCCGAATCAGTGCCTTCCACGCCTCGCACTGCGGTCCGTCCAGTTCCTCCTGAATTCCACGGCTGTAGACCTTCGCCTCACCCTCCCAATAATCTTTGATCTCGCTGTTCAGTTCCATGTTGTCCTCCTTTTCATCTGGTTGTCTGTGCTTTAAATAAAAAAAAACGGCCCACTACGGCCGTAAACACACAAATAACATATGCTCCTTATACACCGTAAGAATCATAACTACTTCTGTGCAAGCAGTTCTCCTGACTTAAGATCATCACATTCTCCCACCTTCCCGGGTAAATACCCAGTGGCACTTTGAAAGAATGCTCCCTAACACAGTGACGGGATCGTACCGGATTCTGACCGGTTTCTCTATTAATCCTTTCGGAACTTGCACAGTTTAACTATAAAATTGTATTAAATTTGCTCTTTTATGAGAATATCACCTTTTTTATCTGAAGTCTACAATTTTTTTCGCTTAAATTCATTCCA
The Ruminococcus gauvreauii genome window above contains:
- a CDS encoding class I SAM-dependent methyltransferase, which translates into the protein MELNSEIKDYWEGEAKVYSRGIQEELDGPQCEAWKALIRDYVPRSGSLKILDAGCGPGFFPVILGEEGHEVTGIDITENMISCAEENVKARGQHAVLQTMDCQDLQFPDNTFDMVISRNITWTLGDPQKAYREWKRVLKPGGRLLVFDACWYLYLYDEELGKRYRDNEARINEKYGRNVHAHANPQKGDELSRQLFMSDKVRPLWDLEYLMSLGFARVFAEPNIIDKVWDEKGKELNKLTPAFMVGAEK
- a CDS encoding ABC transporter ATP-binding protein, producing the protein MGKYIRLIEFLKKIPGDVAVKVILGLSMVACSFIQAFCLAKGVTAVFDKKQLSAVLGYLAICLLALLFRSFLVRYQEGYAKKMAAKVKAVIRNTMLVKLMQLGPSYRNDKRTGNLQSLITDGVESFEAFLVQYLPQTVVVFVTTLFSTVYLWTLDWAVGLLVLIMAILAIVVPHLFMPAVSKVMIEYWQDYADLNAQYIDSMQGMNTLKSMGVSKREGKKLAERAWGFAGESMKNLGISLSDSAVIVTCTAIGTAASIAIAAYHMAQGKLSYGSLLIILFLAGECMKPLNDMNTYWHSSYLGLSVAEELFAVLDEPVALKDGKGPNQLTGKLPEISMNQVFFHYDKSSADVLENIDLQFDSGKITAIVGKSGSGKSTIVNLLLRFYDVSSGSIILDGMDLRDFSIEFLRSKIAVVFQESYLFYGTIRENIKMANPEASDEAMIKAAKTANAHEFIMELPDGYDTIVGERGATLSGGERQRVSIARAILKDAPILILDEATSSVDMIHESLIQEALNRCMKHKTTIVIAHRLSTIEHADRIYVLDHGKLAGWGTHQELLEHNSTYQGLIKAQKYAEK
- a CDS encoding ABC transporter permease, which produces MLKYVVKRLLILLPIVLVMSILVFGLSTLSSGDAARVLAEQIYGHPTQTEIEQVRHENGLDQPICRQYVRWLGNVLHGDFGTSYQTQKSAVEELAKRFPATLKLAVTAFLLLLLAAIPLGIISAVWEHSWIDKLLQVFSFFSVSMPSFWLGLMLLYLFGVKLKLIPIIGGTDVPILAAVTLDIGYFGVVIRLMRTNLSDVLKKDYIRACRAKGLSGFKIVMKHGLKNAILPVITQMSSMCVSLLCGSAVIESIYSIQGIGKLALEAVYTKDLPVLQCFILVITCFVVVLNLLIDILYSAIDARIQLE
- a CDS encoding ABC transporter ATP-binding protein; translation: MEKTRIQNVLRLSKRLKPYRARIAGAVASGVGHQLSIVAVSAVCAYLTGLAIEGKLLERMPAMAALLAAIVAARVFFYFIEMWLAHDVAFKVLADFRIRLFNAIERVSPAILLNMRSGQLASTLMSDVELLEWFFAHSFGSILVAVIAPLVLMVCLGFLYPVLPLLLIFFLIILVWIPVWMKKKADTQGRQVREQLGDANAVTMEGVQGMKEILSLNYLKAYQKKNEAYMSRFYASQLVYGKRLGTEGALLQGVLGVSMLCITAVAAGLVLNGKIGFAWYPVVVILSGMVLGPVVEVCNTARNFGLIFAAADRVYRVLEAEPQVKDCGKEVDTDGLSPIVTYDRVSFRYQEDLENAVEHVSFTVNPGETVALVGASGAGKSTCMNLLLRYWDVEEGSIKIGGCDLRDMTLKNLRELTSVVLQDVYLFRDTIRENIRLGKPEATDDEVEQAARMALAHEFIMELPKGYDTIAGESGLKLSGGQRQRIAIARALLKSSPILILDEAVSNLDTENEKEIQESIRISSSRKTTIIVAHRLSTIRSADKIVVLKSGHVVQTGTYKELAQVQGLFRELISAQISRSGKGGE